TTCATGGCCAAAAGCTAAGCCTCCCCAGCTCACTCTACTGCTTCTTGCCTGGTGGAGAGTCGCGGCGACGTATCGCACGAATGTGGAGCTACCTGGTAGTCAGCATTCTTGTTTCAGCTCCCATCCACGTCGTCAGCTTTCTGTTGGGTCTTCGCTCTCCCAAAACCACCTCTAACCCAAGCCCAGTTCCTCGATGtatctccctcccatcacaaCCCTCCTAGCCATCACGCTCGGAGCCATCGGGGCATGCTCCCAGAACGACACCTGGTGGACCACGGCAGTACGCGACCAAGAAATGAATTCTTCAATTATTTTCCCCCGCCCTACCCGTGAAGGTATTGAGTATTTTGGTTGGTTCTTTGTCACCCCCATACCTAAGGTACTTACCTCAAATGGTTTAACAATCTTTAGGAAACGCCGTCTGCCGCAGTCAAATCAGCATCTGCGAGAGATATTGCCGCACCAGAAGTGGTGTTTTACCCGGGAGAATGCCTGCAAGAGATATGACGCGTTGAATTCGGGGACggctgaggaggcggggatATGGGAGGACGATCCGGAGGAGTATGTGGCGTATTGTTGGGAATGCAGCTGTGTGGAGGGGGCGTGGCCAAGATTGTTGAGGTGTTCGGGGTCGGTGGAGAGGTATAATTGTCTGAGGCAGGCGGAAATTTGTCGGTATGGGCGTGCGTTcaatggggaggaggatttaTCTGGATGTGGTTgtagtgaggaggaggagattgatgatgggttaGACTCGGAGGGGAGTGGTGAGGTCGGTCAGGATGTTGATTCAGGGGGTGTAAAATGTGGAGCTGGGACTTTGGGGTTTgtcattggtggtggtgatggctgtgtGAATGTAGGTTTTGGCTCAGCGAAGAAGTCATCATGTACGTCGTCCATTGATCTTCAGAAAAAATTGACATTCTCCTTGCCAAGCTTCTGCAACACGGCACGAGATACGACGGCACCAGCTACCGCCGTGCCGGGACCGGATGATTCCCCTCCTAAAGCGCCGTGGATCTCCGTGGATCGCCGTGGCGTGAAGAATGCTTGTCGCTCGGTACGTTACGGCATCCGGAAAGCGAGTGCATCCGACAATGCTCCATTTGAACTGTCCTTCGCCTTTCCAGTCTTAGCTTTGACTCGGAACCGTCACCACTGCACATCTCGGACTCTAGTGCGACCATTCCTTCGCATTGGCGTATCAGAGCTCGGCGTATTCAGAACGACGGAAGGGCAGAATTCAGGCAGACACCATGGCGTTCAGTTTATCGTGATTGGCAAGCACGACACATGTCGGCGTAACCATGGTGCCGACAACACCCACGGAGCTGTGGTCTGCAACTTGTGAGTCCGCAGGAGTAAGACTGCTGGCGTACGATTCGGGACAAATAAATACGTCCATTGTGTACCCATTGTGTCTCAAGGACTTCATACCTTCAAACACGATATCGCGATATTCCACCCACTCCAAGACACACTAAGGTATCCCCGACAACCGCGAAAATGGTCAAGATTGCCGTTGCCGCTCCGGGCCGTAAGTCACAGGCCACCACACCTCGCAGCTTGCAAAGCTAACCACATTCATTATTGAAGAGGTCGCTCGTGAGATCATCGAAGTTCTTGTCGCTACTGCGAAGCATGAAGTGATCACGCTTGCTCGCCGGGTAAGTCAACCCAACAGTAGCAGACGCAATCTCTGGCCCATGATCTGACTCCAGATAGGAACTTGCCCCAGAGGAAATTGTCGAGGGCACAACCCCACTCAAGGTCGACTTTCACAACCCAGctgagctgaagaaggtCCTTCAGGGCGTCCATACTGTTCTCTCGTTTGTGGTTGTTCAGAATGACCCCGATGGCATCGCTCAAAAGACTCTCATTGACGCCGCCATCGCAGTCGGAGTCAAGCGCTTCGCTCCGAGCGAGTGGTTTATGTAGGCCCATCTTCGTAGGCCTCAGCCCGACAACATGACACTGACACAGCTAGTGCTCGCTACACTCATCTCCAGTGGGCCGCCAGCAAGGTGGCCATCCGCGACTATCtcgaagaaaagaacaaggacGGCAAAGTCATCGAGTACTGTCTGTTCCAGCCTGGCATATTCACTGACTACCACGCCAACGagaacatcaacaagcaTCTCAAGACGAACGATTTCCTCCCCATTGACTTTGCAAACCACAAGTTGCTCGCTCCCGGGAGTCTCAAACCCCGCTTGACGGCCACCACAGTCCGGGATGTCGCCAACATCGTCGCAAAGGCAATCGAATACGAAGGCGAGTGGCCAAAGATTGGAGGCATCGCGGGTGAAACACTTACGCTCGCCGAGGAGCTAGCGATTGGGGAGAAGATAAGAGGTTTGTTGACTTCCCAACCTGAATCTTTTGGCGTCCTACCTACTACGTCTTGGCTCGTCACATGGCAGTACTCTAATCCAATAACACAATACAGGCAAGAAATTCGAAGTTGAGCTGCTGGATGTTGATAGCCTCAGAAAAGGAGAATGGAACGGTTCGTGGGTCAAACCACTTGAGCACCCCTCGATTCAACACCTTGACGAGGAGACGCGGGCGGCCTTCTCCAAGGCGGCGTTTTCGGGTTTTCTGCTTGCGTTGGTGGATGACGAGTTGGTGGTATCGGATGAGTGGAACCGCATCTTCCCCGACTACAAGTTTACAGGGATCGAGGAATTCGTCTCGAAGTTTTGGGCCGGGAAGCCGTAGGTAGTGCAAGGTAGTGTTGCCGCAATTTGGTTGACCGAATGTCGGGTGGCAAGCGGCATGCATGTGCTCACACGAGCAGCAGGTGGCCGGCACGCCGGTtggaggattgggaggggTTAACGAAAGATGGAAGCTGGAGAGGCTTGCGAGTTCTTGGGAGTCTTGGACTGTTGGAGAAAGTTGGAGAGATATGGAAGCTGGATGGGCCATGGAAGGGGCTTGGCTGTTGATAGGTGCATGGCTTGCATGGCTTCTCATCTTCTGGAAATAACCGTCCTTCATGCTCCCACTGGCTCCTTCACCCCATCTCCTCTGTGAATATCGATATCTCCCCCACTGTTAGAAGCATGGAATATAAGGCGCCGAGCAATGCCGAGACAGGTGCTACGCCGCACCAACCCGGAGAACCCTCTTGGCCAACTCCACCACACTTGCCCGGGAATGGAACCTCCAACGGTTCCCCCACAAATTCTTTGGACCTTGTGCCTGGATCTGTGGAGCCCGGCTGTCGGGAAAGGAAGTTGACAAGACCAAGCCTTGTCGGCAAGATACCACCCTAGACCCGAACAGTCAAGGATCAGCCGTTGAAACCTGCCTCTTCTGGCAGTTCACCAGAGGAGCAGATGGCTGACGTGATTAGCTAGCATGATAACCGGGCCAAGATTCCCCTTCACGACGACTCTACCAACGACGACCTGCCCGCATGCATGGGTTGCAGTATTGGGGACCGTGATGGACCGTGATGGACAGtaggaggagcaggagcgggaggggAAGCAACTCCAAAGGCGATGCTGACATTGACATGGTACTCCAAGAATAGCACCCACGGTCTCCGTTGATCGACAATTATAAATACCGACGggccctcaccctcgccgtcaagacaaagagagagaggtcaGTCAGACTCGGGACATCCTCTCCTCtgatctccttcttccaccaccacttcttcttcttcatccatcTACCCTCAAGCCAACCACGTCCAACCGCCAACATGAAGGTTACTTCCGTTGTCGCCGCTGCCGCTTTCGGCGCGACGACTGTCTCTGCCGGCCTCTCCGCCGAGGCCGCCAGCAAACATGAGGAAGTCATGGCTCTGAAGATCAAGCAGTGGGATGCCGCTCGCGCCTCCGGTCTCTTCGGTGGTTCCAAGCTCTACAAGGCCCTCTTCAGCACCGTTCCTTGCAGAAACGGCAAGGCCGGCGAGTACTCCTGCAACAACGTCAACCTCCAGGCTTTCCTCTCCCACGAGGATCTCGGCTCCGCCTCCAAGGCCGGCAACGATGTCTGGGGCTGGACCGACAAGAAGTCCAAGCGCGAGTTCGGTATCGTTGGTCAGACCGACGGTGTCGCCTTCGTTGAGATCACCGGTCTCGGTCGTCTCGAGTACATCGGCCGCCTCGACACCCAGACCGAGATCGTCTCGTGGAGAGATATCAAGGTCATTGGCGACTATGCCTACATTGGCGCCGAGGCCAACAACCACGGTATCCAGATCTTCGACCTCCGCAAGCTTCTCGACGTCAAGCCCTGGTGgaaccccttcttctttaAGCCCAAGGTCTTCAGCAAGGAGACCGACATCACCCTCTTCGATGGCGTCGGTGCCACCCACAACATCGTTGCCCACGAGGAGACCAACATGATCTACGCCGTCGGTGGCCGCTCCGGCGCCAACGCCCGCAACACCCCCTGCGCCGGTGGCATGTTCATGGTTGACGTTTCCAATCCCCTCAAGCCAGTGTCCCCTGGCTGCATTCCCCAGGACGGTTACGTTCACGATGCCCAGTGCGTCATCTACAAGGGCCCCAGCGCCGCCTACAAGGGTCGTGAGATCTGCTTCAACTTCAACGAGGACACCCTCACCGTCATGGACGTCACCAACAAGTCGGCCCCCGCCGTCGTCTCCCGTACTCCCTATGAGGGCAATGCCTACTCTCACCAGGGCTGGCTCATTGATGAGAACCAgtccttcctcctcctcgatgacGAGCTCGATGAGCAGAACAAGGTCGGGCCTGCTGCCAACggccgcaccaccacctacaTCTTCAACGTTGCCAACCTCGAGGCCCCCGTCAACACTGGTTACTACCAGTCCCCTGCCAAGTCCATCGACCACAACCAATACGTGAGTTTTTCTCTTGTGAGATTTGAAGTGTTCAGATCGCTAACATGCTGCTCAATAGGTCATCGATGGTCTCACCTACCAGGCCAACTACGGCTCCGGCCTCCGCGTCGTCGATGTCTCCTCCGTCAAGGTCGACCCTACCGGCGCCAAGTTCAAGGAGACGGGCTTCTTCGACTGCCACccggaggacgatgatgtcAACGGTGTCACCGAGTTCCTCGGCACCTGGTCCGTCTACCCCTACTTCAAGTCCGGctacatcctcctcaactccaTTGAGCGCGGTATCTTCTCGCTCAAGTACACCGGCAAGAAGGCCGCGTACAAGCTCTAAGTCTGTTGCgatggggtttttgggtAGACAGGTTGTATATATAGCTAGCAGTCACTATTGATAATGCTTATTAGTTTCATGTCATGTTTTATTGTGGCTTGAGCTTTTGATTGGTGGCGCTGTTGTAGAGCTACAGTTTCTACACCGCAACTATATGCTGACTGGATGCCCTGGTCATCTGAACTGGCGTATTGCATGTCCTGCCTCTTTGGGTTCACCGGAAATAAGCCCTGCCCGCCCAACGCGACACTGTACAGCCGGTCACCTCGGATTTATCCAGGTTCCTTCATCGTACCAGCCAGCTAATGGTCTGGCGCCACTGAAGTGAACAATTCATGGTTACATTACACTGCCTGACAGCTGGTCGATCATGGTACAGCCGGAGTCTGGTTGATCGAGCTCAGAACGAATCACAACTTGTTGTCAGCGTCCAAATAGCACCGAGATATTTATAGGATTAGTCCGCACCGATGAATACGATGTTTAGGAATACGATGCAGGAAGACCCGACCGCAACGAGATATGACGTTGTTGCGATAATATGCTCGATCAAAGGATGGAATTGGTGTGTATAAATTGACCCTTGAGTCTAACCCTTGATCTGCTTTCatgtcatcatcctctcacACTCACCATCCACGTTAGCATACTCTCACAGATCCCTTTGCTTTACTACCCCTTCAAGTTTCAACAAAAATATCACAACGATGAAGTCGATTTTCTCCctcgctgccgctgccgccctcGTCGGCCTGTCCAACAGCACGCCAGTCCCTGACGCAACAGCTGCCGCTCACGGCCCCTACCACATCTCAGGCTTCTTCGCCTCAAAGCCGCATTTGAGCAGTGGCTGCCGGTGTGTAACCCAACAACTacaccccctttccatcacCCCTTTTCTggccccctctccctccccactctccctccctactctccctccccactcaTACTGACCCGTCCGTTTCCAGCTTCGAATTCAACCtcacatcccccacccttccctccacccccccagtcTCCTGCTGGGCCTCAGTCGAGCTAGGCTTCTCAGGCGCAACCTGGCTGGGGTATGTGTATCAAGGACTAGGTCACTGCGATAACGAGAGGGTCGACTGGACGTTCAACCATCCCAGAGGGGCAGAGACGGATAGAAACGACGCGGTGTTTAATGTCACGGTTGACGGGGTGTTGGGGACGTATAGGGTGCCGAAGGAGGATATCTATGTGAATTTGAACGACGAGAGGAATCCGTTTGATAATGATGTCAGTTATAGCGGGCCGAGGGAGTTTGAGATTGTGGATTTCCCTGGGGGGGACtagatggaggggggtttgaaggagaaggggagagggggggtggttcgGGAGAGATTTTTTAGATTGAATGTTGGAATTTAGAGAGCTGAACTCCTACCGGAGTGTTGGAACGATGGTTTTTTGTAACAACTTGAAGTTGACATTGACCCCCTTTTCTCATATCACCCTTTTTCCACATTGCCgctcaaccccctctccccgccTTGCTCTCTTCTTATCTCAACCCCCGTCTGATACCCTCTTCCATCTAACCCTTTCCTttcaccacccttcccacctctccttcttccaccacccctccccatcaccttTCACCTACCTCCTacaccccttccaccccacaACATCAGAACCACCATTAGGAGCGGGCCACGCGCGCACAGGCCAGAGAGCAGCCGTCAAATGGAATTCCCACAGGCCAGAGTAGTGTGCGCTTTACTTTGTGCTCGCTCACGCCCGAGTACAGGACCGTGAAAGGGGTTACACGTTGACGGGCGGGAGTTTGTGAATAGGTTGGGTGATGGTTGGCAGGTGATTCAGTGGCCATCTTGGTGCGGGTATTGGTGAGATGGTTATACCAGGGAGGAAAATGGTTATTCTCGTGGAAGGCTGGGGACGTGACATGGCCGTGTTGGTCGATTGGATGTCGTGATGATTGATGAAGACGGGATGGGTGGTGTACTTGGGCAACCGGGGTCTAAGCGGACAATGTCTAATGGTTTGGCCCGGTCATGGTAAGACGGGTCTAGGTCCTGTTTTGGTGGTATACAATTACTGTCTGGTTTTCTGTCAATAGAAATAACAAGTTCAACAACGCTCGAGAGTTGGATATTGACAAGGAACTTATTTCCATGACTCCcagtgttgttgatgtgtcTTCCGCACTGTCAAGTCTAAAATGTGAGCAAAATGATGTCGTTCCATGCCCAACGTTTCATTTTTGAGGAGACAAAGCATCTACATCAGACCCTACCATATGCCAATCACGAAGGATGCCTTGATGTAAAACTAGTGGGCGTCAGAATAACACTCACATGTGTCTTCAAAACGTCAACCTACCTCACTGGATAATCAAGGTGCCTTGTGGAATGGTAGATAGGCCTCTAAACATTGGAAAGAGCCCCCTAATTATTTTCGACAGGCCTCTTATTATATCTGGTAGGCCTCTTATTATCTTCAATATACCATATAATATACTTGATAGGCCTCATTTAACCCATGCTAGGGCCTCATCTAATACCTTGAAGGCCTCAAAAACACACAGCACGCCCTTCCGtaacctcaacacccccatgAATATCCCTTGAACATCCCTTCAATACCCATCCCCCCTAGAATCACCCATCCAAAACCCCCTGACAAgccctcaaactccccacaACCGTCAAACTCAACAACGGGCTAATAATATACGAAAtcgtcaacaacctcgcAATCGCCCCCTCCTgctcaccccccaccccctccgtaACCTGCACCAAACTAATTAGCTTCTGTGCCGATGGCCCCGCAGGCATAAGCATCATGGTAAACCACAAAATAGGATCACTCCCCACCCAATCCGTCTTCGTCGCCAGCAGCCAAATCGTCCCGATGCTCATCGCCGGCCAGATGACAAACCGCACCAGCAGAATAAACGACACCGTACCCCAGGGGACAATCTTCCTCAGCTTCCCATCTTCCCTCCCTTGTTTCCTGCTCTTGCGGAACTCCTTGATCGAGTTGAACAGCGAAAGCCCAGTGACGAGGACAGGCAGGGGCGCAAACAACTGGCTGATCGTCTTGAGGGAAGCGGTCAACCAAGCGGTGAAGATACCGCCTTCTTGAGTCGGGGCAAAAAAGGCcttgtgaagaggggg
This window of the Podospora pseudoanserina strain CBS 124.78 chromosome 3, whole genome shotgun sequence genome carries:
- a CDS encoding hypothetical protein (EggNog:ENOG503P079; COG:S), with the translated sequence MVKIAVAAPGQVAREIIEVLVATAKHEVITLARRELAPEEIVEGTTPLKVDFHNPAELKKVLQGVHTVLSFVVVQNDPDGIAQKTLIDAAIAVGVKRFAPSEWFIARYTHLQWAASKVAIRDYLEEKNKDGKVIEYCLFQPGIFTDYHANENINKHLKTNDFLPIDFANHKLLAPGSLKPRLTATTVRDVANIVAKAIEYEGEWPKIGGIAGETLTLAEELAIGEKIRGKKFEVELLDVDSLRKGEWNGSWVKPLEHPSIQHLDEETRAAFSKAAFSGFLLALVDDELVVSDEWNRIFPDYKFTGIEEFVSKFWAGKP
- a CDS encoding hypothetical protein (EggNog:ENOG503NUT8), whose translation is MKVTSVVAAAAFGATTVSAGLSAEAASKHEEVMALKIKQWDAARASGLFGGSKLYKALFSTVPCRNGKAGEYSCNNVNLQAFLSHEDLGSASKAGNDVWGWTDKKSKREFGIVGQTDGVAFVEITGLGRLEYIGRLDTQTEIVSWRDIKVIGDYAYIGAEANNHGIQIFDLRKLLDVKPWWNPFFFKPKVFSKETDITLFDGVGATHNIVAHEETNMIYAVGGRSGANARNTPCAGGMFMVDVSNPLKPVSPGCIPQDGYVHDAQCVIYKGPSAAYKGREICFNFNEDTLTVMDVTNKSAPAVVSRTPYEGNAYSHQGWLIDENQSFLLLDDELDEQNKVGPAANGRTTTYIFNVANLEAPVNTGYYQSPAKSIDHNQYVIDGLTYQANYGSGLRVVDVSSVKVDPTGAKFKETGFFDCHPEDDDVNGVTEFLGTWSVYPYFKSGYILLNSIERGIFSLKYTGKKAAYKL
- a CDS encoding hypothetical protein (EggNog:ENOG503PXY8), which translates into the protein MKSIFSLAAAAALVGLSNSTPVPDATAAAHGPYHISGFFASKPHLSSGCRFEFNLTSPTLPSTPPVSCWASVELGFSGATWLGYVYQGLGHCDNERVDWTFNHPRGAETDRNDAVFNVTVDGVLGTYRVPKEDIYVNLNDERNPFDNDVSYSGPREFEIVDFPGGD